A stretch of the Massilia varians genome encodes the following:
- the bamA gene encoding outer membrane protein assembly factor BamA: MNSQPDRFALPFIRRSMIGAAVLALCAGNVLAANPFVVKDIRVEGIQRTEAGTVFSYLPVRVGETMDDARATTAIKALFATGFFKDVRLEEENGVLVVLVEERPAISSVDFTGTKEFEKDMLVKALGEIGVGETKIFDKAAVDRAEQELKRQYLSHGLYGVKITTTVTPIERNRVTIMFNVDEGDVAKIRQINFVGNKAFSDKQLREVLQLSKSGWFTWYSKADQYSKQKLTGDLESIKSLYLNNGYLEANVESTQVSITPDKRDIYLTINITEGEQYTVSGVKLEGEMFGREEELSKLILLQPGKVYSGDLMEATNKLISDRLGSFGYAFANVTANPEINREKREARFTFFIDPGKRAYVRHMNISGNTVTRDEVIRREFRQFESSWYDANRVKLSRDRVDRLGYFKDVKVETPESPGTTDQVDVNMVVEEKPTGNFMIGGAFSQSEKFTFTASISQANFAGSGNTIGLELNTSKYNKTIAFSQTNPYFTDDGISRSFQLYLRTMRPPALNLGLYTVRQTGGTMTFGVPFSENDTVFFGAGLERTQIETDFTSPTLYKTFVADNGGPIDGIGKASTFAIPLTAAWGRDTRDSAVTPTRGRYQRANLEVDALGDAKYFRVVYEHQWWRPLTRWMTLALRGEFDYGKGIGGSSYPVFKNFYAGGIGSVRGYESSSLGVVDPTYYDAVGGSKRLIANAELQFPFPGGGKDRSLRWFTFVDGGQVYQEEEKIRLDRMRFSAGIGLSWISPVGPLKLSYAKPLNALPGDRLERFQFQMGTGF, from the coding sequence ATGAATTCACAACCTGATCGTTTCGCCCTGCCGTTCATCCGCCGCAGCATGATTGGCGCAGCCGTGCTGGCTCTGTGCGCCGGCAATGTCCTTGCCGCCAATCCGTTCGTGGTCAAGGACATCCGGGTCGAAGGCATCCAGCGTACCGAAGCGGGCACCGTGTTCAGCTACCTGCCGGTGCGCGTGGGCGAGACCATGGACGATGCGCGGGCGACCACCGCCATCAAGGCCCTGTTCGCGACCGGCTTCTTCAAGGACGTGCGCCTGGAAGAAGAAAACGGCGTGCTGGTGGTGCTGGTCGAGGAACGCCCGGCGATTTCCTCGGTGGACTTCACCGGCACCAAGGAATTCGAAAAGGACATGCTGGTCAAGGCGCTCGGAGAGATCGGCGTCGGCGAGACCAAGATCTTCGACAAGGCGGCCGTGGACCGCGCCGAGCAGGAGCTCAAGCGCCAGTACCTGTCGCACGGCCTGTACGGCGTCAAGATCACCACCACCGTCACCCCGATCGAGCGCAACCGCGTGACGATCATGTTCAACGTCGACGAAGGCGACGTGGCGAAGATCCGCCAGATCAACTTCGTCGGCAACAAGGCCTTCAGCGACAAGCAGCTGCGCGAAGTGCTGCAGCTGTCCAAGTCGGGCTGGTTCACCTGGTATTCGAAGGCCGACCAGTACTCGAAGCAGAAGCTGACCGGCGACCTCGAGTCGATCAAGTCCTTGTACCTGAATAATGGCTACCTGGAAGCCAACGTCGAATCAACCCAGGTCTCGATCACCCCGGACAAGCGCGACATCTACCTGACCATCAACATCACCGAAGGCGAGCAGTACACCGTCTCGGGCGTGAAGCTGGAAGGCGAGATGTTCGGCCGCGAGGAAGAGCTGAGCAAGCTGATCCTGCTGCAGCCGGGCAAAGTCTACTCGGGCGACCTGATGGAAGCGACCAACAAGCTGATCTCGGACCGCCTCGGTTCCTTCGGCTACGCGTTTGCCAACGTCACCGCCAACCCGGAGATCAACCGCGAGAAGCGCGAAGCCCGCTTCACCTTCTTCATCGATCCGGGCAAGCGCGCCTACGTGCGCCACATGAACATCTCGGGCAATACCGTGACCCGCGACGAAGTCATCCGCCGCGAGTTCCGCCAGTTCGAAAGCTCCTGGTACGACGCCAACCGCGTCAAGCTCTCGCGCGACCGCGTCGACCGCCTCGGCTACTTCAAGGACGTGAAGGTCGAGACCCCGGAGTCGCCCGGCACCACCGACCAGGTGGACGTGAACATGGTGGTCGAAGAGAAGCCGACCGGTAACTTCATGATCGGCGGCGCTTTCTCGCAGTCCGAGAAGTTCACCTTCACCGCCTCGATCTCGCAAGCCAACTTCGCAGGCAGCGGCAATACCATCGGCCTGGAGCTGAACACCAGCAAGTACAACAAGACGATCGCGTTCTCGCAGACCAATCCGTACTTCACGGACGACGGCATCTCGCGCTCGTTCCAGCTCTACCTGCGCACGATGCGCCCGCCGGCGCTCAACCTCGGCCTGTACACGGTGCGCCAGACCGGCGGCACCATGACCTTCGGCGTGCCGTTCTCGGAAAACGACACCGTGTTCTTCGGCGCCGGCCTGGAGCGCACCCAGATCGAGACCGACTTCACCTCGCCGACCCTGTACAAGACCTTCGTGGCCGACAACGGCGGTCCGATCGACGGCATCGGCAAGGCCTCCACCTTCGCCATCCCGCTGACCGCGGCATGGGGCCGCGACACCCGCGACAGCGCGGTGACGCCGACCCGCGGCCGCTACCAGCGCGCCAACCTCGAAGTCGATGCGCTGGGCGACGCCAAGTACTTCCGCGTGGTGTACGAACACCAGTGGTGGCGTCCGCTCACGCGCTGGATGACCCTGGCGCTGCGCGGCGAGTTCGACTACGGCAAGGGCATCGGCGGCAGCAGCTATCCGGTGTTCAAGAACTTCTACGCGGGCGGCATCGGTTCGGTGCGCGGCTACGAAAGCTCCTCGCTGGGCGTGGTCGACCCGACCTACTACGACGCGGTGGGCGGCTCCAAGCGCCTGATCGCCAACGCCGAACTGCAGTTCCCGTTCCCGGGCGGCGGCAAGGATCGCAGCCTGCGCTGGTTCACCTTCGTCGACGGCGGCCAGGTCTACCAGGAGGAAGAGAAGATCCGCCTCGACCGCATGCGCTTCTCGGCGGGTATCGGCCTGTCGTGGATTTCCCCGGTCGGTCCGCTGAAGTTGAGTTATGCTAAGCCTTTGAACGCCTTGCCGGGCGACCGCCTGGAGCGCTTCCAGTTCCAGATGGGTACCGGCTTCTGA
- a CDS encoding EAL domain-containing response regulator, with protein sequence MDIAHLHFLVAEADAAQLRTLVELLGQLGARRVTDVPDGHLALQRLEAGFAPKVDVAIVDLALPGMDGLELIRNLGALGAAADGLRLIVTGAQPAGLLFSVETLAQAYGVDLLGTTPKPVTAAKLKPLLDNYTPLTHGKDASRGASFSFQEIGIGLQKRQFEPFFQPKIELATGQVKGLEAFARWRHPEHGVLGPGSFIDALEQNNRVDFLDWSMIELSSERCRWFQDQGIPVPISLNLAPETLAHPAFVRQITACVQRHRILPEYLTFEMPESSVLNTDPEFIERLVRLRMMGFGLAIDDYGTGRSNLQLLARIPFTELKIDRSFVDGASKRRPLGTVLRSCLGLAHSLDRMSVAVGVETRQDWDFLQNLGCTYAQGYHIANPMEAGAFPGWLEDWRHFF encoded by the coding sequence ATGGACATCGCGCATTTGCACTTCCTGGTGGCGGAAGCCGACGCCGCCCAGCTCAGGACGCTGGTGGAGCTGCTCGGCCAACTGGGCGCGCGCCGCGTCACCGACGTGCCGGACGGGCACCTGGCGCTGCAGCGGCTCGAAGCGGGCTTCGCACCGAAGGTGGATGTCGCGATCGTCGACCTGGCCCTGCCCGGCATGGATGGCCTGGAACTGATCCGCAATCTCGGTGCGCTGGGCGCCGCGGCCGACGGCCTGCGCCTGATCGTCACCGGCGCCCAGCCGGCCGGACTGCTGTTCTCGGTCGAGACCCTGGCCCAGGCCTATGGGGTCGACCTGCTGGGCACGACGCCCAAGCCGGTCACGGCCGCCAAACTCAAGCCCCTGCTCGACAACTACACGCCGCTGACGCACGGCAAGGACGCCTCTAGGGGGGCGAGCTTTTCCTTCCAGGAGATCGGCATCGGCCTGCAGAAGCGCCAGTTCGAACCCTTCTTCCAGCCCAAGATCGAGCTCGCCACCGGGCAGGTGAAGGGCCTGGAAGCCTTTGCCCGCTGGCGCCATCCCGAGCACGGCGTGCTGGGCCCGGGCTCCTTCATCGATGCGCTCGAGCAGAACAACCGGGTCGATTTCCTCGACTGGAGCATGATCGAGCTCTCCAGCGAGCGCTGCCGCTGGTTCCAGGACCAGGGCATTCCCGTCCCGATCAGCCTGAACCTCGCGCCCGAGACCCTGGCGCACCCGGCCTTCGTGCGCCAGATCACCGCCTGTGTGCAGCGGCACCGCATCCTGCCGGAATACCTGACCTTCGAGATGCCCGAATCCTCGGTCCTGAACACCGACCCGGAATTCATCGAACGCCTGGTGCGCCTGCGCATGATGGGCTTCGGCCTGGCGATCGACGACTACGGCACCGGTCGCTCCAACCTGCAGCTGCTGGCGCGCATCCCGTTCACGGAACTGAAGATCGACCGCAGTTTTGTTGACGGCGCCTCCAAGCGGCGCCCGCTGGGCACGGTGCTGCGCTCCTGCCTGGGCCTGGCGCACAGCCTGGACCGCATGTCGGTCGCGGTCGGCGTGGAGACGCGCCAGGACTGGGATTTCCTGCAGAACCTCGGCTGCACGTACGCGCAGGGCTATCACATTGCCAATCCGATGGAAGCCGGGGCCTTCCCTGGCTGGCTGGAAGACTGGCGGCATTTCTTCTGA
- the rnhB gene encoding ribonuclease HII, giving the protein MSKKKVNLYPGLPPRLRPFTDADIVCGVDEAGRGPLAGPVFAAAVILDPKRPIEGLRDSKKLTEARRDELAPLIKEHALAWAIAECSCEEIDTLNILHATMLAMRRAVEALQTIPTIALIDGNRCPPMEIRAHAVVEGDDKVNAISAASILAKTARDAALVQLHAQYPQYCFDQHKGYSTPLHLERLRLHGPSPVHRRSFAPVRGLLQSDLFAA; this is encoded by the coding sequence ATGAGCAAGAAGAAGGTCAATCTTTACCCCGGCCTGCCGCCCCGGCTGCGGCCGTTCACGGACGCCGACATCGTGTGTGGCGTGGACGAAGCCGGCCGCGGTCCGCTGGCCGGGCCGGTGTTCGCCGCCGCCGTCATCCTCGACCCGAAGCGCCCGATCGAGGGCCTGCGCGACTCCAAGAAGCTGACGGAAGCGCGCCGCGACGAGCTGGCGCCCCTGATCAAGGAGCATGCCCTGGCCTGGGCCATCGCCGAGTGTTCCTGCGAAGAGATCGACACCCTGAACATCCTGCATGCGACCATGCTGGCGATGCGCCGCGCGGTGGAAGCGCTGCAAACCATCCCGACCATCGCCCTGATCGACGGCAACCGCTGCCCGCCGATGGAGATCCGCGCCCATGCGGTGGTGGAAGGCGACGACAAGGTCAACGCGATCTCGGCCGCCTCGATCCTGGCCAAGACCGCGCGCGACGCCGCGCTGGTGCAACTGCATGCCCAGTATCCGCAATACTGCTTCGACCAGCACAAGGGCTATTCGACGCCGCTGCACCTGGAGCGCCTGCGCCTGCACGGCCCGTCGCCGGTGCATCGCCGCTCGTTCGCGCCGGTGCGCGGCCTGCTGCAGTCCGACCTGTTCGCCGCATGA
- a CDS encoding TrmH family RNA methyltransferase has translation MKHVSSRDNAFYKELKGLATSSQARRKLGASLLDGVHLCQSWLELRGAPEHCVVSEGALGNPEVAAIVDRVEALHAHVTALPDALFGAISQVEHGVHIVFVVASPVPSKAPGLVESSVLLDGVQDPGNVGSILRSAAASGIRQVYCSPGTAFCWSPKVLRAAMGAHFVLDIFENIELAPLVRAASIPVLATSGYASERLYALDLRRPVAWVLGHEGQGVSQELLELATHRVAVPHAGKVESLNVAACAAVCFFEQLRQTQA, from the coding sequence ATGAAGCACGTCAGCTCGCGCGACAACGCGTTTTACAAGGAACTCAAGGGCCTGGCCACCAGTTCGCAGGCGCGCCGCAAGCTTGGCGCCAGCCTGCTCGACGGCGTCCACCTGTGCCAGAGCTGGCTCGAGCTGCGCGGCGCGCCCGAACATTGCGTGGTCTCCGAGGGCGCGCTCGGCAATCCCGAGGTCGCCGCCATCGTCGATCGCGTGGAAGCCCTGCACGCCCACGTGACGGCGTTGCCGGACGCGCTGTTCGGCGCCATCAGCCAGGTCGAGCACGGCGTGCACATCGTGTTCGTGGTCGCCTCGCCCGTTCCCTCGAAGGCGCCCGGCCTGGTTGAATCGAGCGTGCTGCTCGACGGCGTGCAGGACCCGGGCAACGTCGGCTCGATCCTGCGCAGCGCCGCGGCAAGCGGCATCAGGCAGGTCTACTGCAGCCCGGGCACCGCCTTCTGCTGGTCGCCCAAGGTGCTGCGCGCCGCGATGGGCGCCCACTTCGTGCTCGACATCTTCGAGAACATCGAGCTTGCGCCGCTGGTGCGCGCAGCCAGCATTCCGGTGCTGGCCACCAGCGGCTACGCCAGCGAGCGGCTGTATGCGCTCGACCTGCGCCGCCCGGTGGCCTGGGTGCTGGGCCACGAAGGGCAGGGCGTCTCGCAGGAGCTGCTCGAGCTGGCGACCCACCGCGTCGCCGTTCCCCACGCCGGCAAGGTGGAGTCGCTGAACGTGGCCGCCTGCGCCGCGGTGTGCTTTTTCGAACAGCTGCGGCAAACGCAGGCGTAG
- the lpxA gene encoding acyl-ACP--UDP-N-acetylglucosamine O-acyltransferase, whose translation MSKIHPSAIVDPKAELDSSVEVGPYSIIGPDVRIGAGTVVGPHVVIEGHTTIGKDNKFFQFCSIGAAPQDKKWKGEPTRLEIGDGNTIREFVTMNLGTAQDAGITRLGSDNWISAYVHLAHDCQVGSHTIFSNNAQLAGHVHVGDHAILSGYAGVHQFCKIGAHAFVGMYTSLTQDVPPFVLVSGNPAGQRGVNIEGLKRRGFSREQIDGIRSAHKLVYRSNLTLEEAKAALLELESGQAAAAADIRAMREFLDSATRGIVR comes from the coding sequence ATGAGCAAGATCCATCCGAGCGCGATCGTCGACCCCAAGGCCGAGCTGGACAGCTCGGTCGAGGTCGGCCCGTATTCGATCATCGGTCCTGACGTGCGCATCGGCGCGGGCACCGTGGTGGGACCGCACGTGGTCATCGAAGGCCACACGACGATCGGCAAGGATAATAAATTCTTCCAGTTCTGCTCGATCGGCGCCGCGCCGCAGGACAAGAAATGGAAGGGCGAGCCGACCCGCCTGGAAATCGGCGACGGCAACACCATCCGCGAATTCGTCACCATGAACCTGGGCACCGCCCAGGACGCCGGCATCACCCGCCTGGGCAGCGACAACTGGATCTCGGCCTACGTGCACCTGGCGCACGACTGCCAGGTGGGCAGCCACACGATCTTCTCGAACAACGCGCAGCTGGCCGGCCACGTCCACGTGGGCGACCATGCCATCCTGTCCGGCTATGCCGGCGTGCACCAGTTCTGCAAGATCGGCGCCCATGCTTTCGTCGGCATGTACACCAGCCTGACCCAGGACGTGCCGCCCTTCGTGCTGGTGTCGGGCAATCCGGCCGGCCAGCGCGGCGTCAACATCGAAGGCCTGAAGCGCCGCGGTTTCAGCCGCGAGCAGATCGACGGCATCCGCAGCGCCCACAAGCTGGTGTACCGCTCGAACCTGACGCTGGAAGAAGCCAAGGCCGCGCTGCTCGAGCTCGAATCCGGCCAGGCAGCCGCCGCGGCCGATATCCGCGCCATGCGCGAATTCCTCGACAGCGCCACCCGTGGCATCGTCCGCTGA
- the lpxB gene encoding lipid-A-disaccharide synthase, translating to MASSAEVSLAMVAGEVSGDMLAARLMAGLRPQLPNVRFHGIGGPRMIEQGMHSDVPIETLTVRGLFEIIPRYREIKGIQNTLRDRLLRERPAAFIGADYPGFNLGLEEQLRAEGIPTVHFVSPQIWAWRGGRIKKIKRAVSHMLVIFPFEEAIYRAAGVPVTYIGHPLAEMIPLQPDVAAARAELGIAHDARVVTIMPGSRMGELKYLAEPFVAAAGLLARRDPKLVFIAPMAGERQRAYYTEIVNKAGLADVPVRLVDGQSHAAIAAADVVLVASGTATLEVALFKKPMVIAYKVMGASWQIMRHMGYQPWIGLPNILAREFVVPEYLQHAATPQALADAVQRQLDDPAGSEALARRFTDMHHSLLRNSAEASADAVLRVIGRRK from the coding sequence GTGGCATCGTCCGCTGAGGTCTCGCTAGCGATGGTCGCCGGCGAGGTGTCCGGCGACATGCTCGCCGCGCGCCTCATGGCCGGCCTGCGCCCGCAGCTGCCGAACGTGCGCTTCCACGGCATCGGCGGCCCGCGCATGATCGAGCAGGGCATGCACAGCGACGTGCCGATCGAGACCCTCACCGTGCGCGGCCTGTTCGAGATCATCCCGCGCTACCGCGAGATCAAGGGCATCCAGAACACGCTGCGCGACCGCCTGCTGCGCGAGCGTCCGGCCGCCTTCATCGGCGCCGACTATCCGGGCTTTAACCTGGGCCTGGAAGAGCAGCTGCGCGCGGAAGGGATTCCGACCGTCCACTTCGTCAGCCCTCAGATCTGGGCCTGGCGCGGCGGGCGCATCAAGAAGATCAAGCGCGCCGTCTCGCACATGCTGGTGATCTTTCCCTTCGAGGAAGCGATCTACCGCGCCGCCGGCGTGCCGGTGACCTACATCGGCCATCCGCTGGCCGAGATGATTCCGCTCCAGCCCGACGTGGCGGCCGCGCGCGCGGAGCTGGGCATCGCCCACGATGCGCGGGTGGTGACGATCATGCCGGGCAGCCGCATGGGCGAGCTGAAGTACCTGGCCGAGCCCTTCGTGGCCGCCGCCGGGTTGCTGGCGCGGCGCGACCCGAAGCTGGTGTTCATCGCGCCGATGGCGGGCGAGCGCCAGCGCGCCTACTACACCGAGATCGTGAACAAGGCCGGGCTGGCGGACGTGCCGGTACGCCTGGTCGACGGCCAGTCGCATGCCGCCATTGCCGCCGCCGACGTGGTGCTGGTGGCCTCGGGCACTGCGACGCTGGAAGTGGCGCTGTTCAAGAAGCCGATGGTGATCGCCTACAAGGTGATGGGCGCCTCGTGGCAGATCATGCGCCACATGGGCTACCAGCCCTGGATCGGACTGCCGAACATCCTGGCGCGCGAATTCGTCGTTCCGGAGTATCTTCAGCATGCGGCCACGCCGCAGGCGCTGGCCGATGCGGTGCAGCGCCAGCTGGACGACCCGGCCGGCAGCGAGGCGCTGGCGCGCCGCTTTACCGACATGCATCACAGCCTGCTGCGCAATAGTGCCGAGGCGAGCGCGGACGCAGTGCTCCGCGTGATTGGACGTAGAAAATGA
- the lpxD gene encoding UDP-3-O-(3-hydroxymyristoyl)glucosamine N-acyltransferase, whose protein sequence is MGIRLQDLVERFGGQLVGDPDLVVSAIAPLDSAGASHISFLSNSKLRALAAQSQAAALILSPLDDPSVAATYEGARIVTTNPYAYFARAAQYFVSLAETPKAPGIDASAVIAPDATVDPTAHVGPHVTIEAGAVIGAHAVIDAGCFIGAEARIGEGTHLFANATFHARCVIGARGVIHSGAVIGGDGFGFAVEGGKYIKIPQTGRVVIGDDVDIGANTCIDRGALADTVIEDGVKLDNQIQIGHNCHIGANTAMAGCVGVAGSARIGKGCTFGGAAMVLGHLEIADNVHISSGSMVSRSVLEPGQYTGFYPLAKNAEWERSAAIVRNLASMREKIRTLEKTIKTLTEQK, encoded by the coding sequence ATGGGCATTCGACTCCAAGACCTGGTCGAGCGCTTCGGCGGACAGCTCGTCGGCGACCCGGACCTCGTCGTCTCGGCCATCGCGCCGCTCGACAGCGCGGGCGCCTCGCACATCAGCTTCCTCAGCAACAGCAAGCTGCGCGCCCTGGCGGCGCAAAGCCAGGCCGCCGCACTGATCCTCTCTCCGCTGGACGACCCGAGCGTTGCCGCGACCTACGAGGGCGCGCGCATCGTTACGACCAATCCCTACGCCTACTTCGCCCGCGCCGCGCAATACTTCGTGTCGCTCGCCGAGACGCCGAAGGCGCCCGGCATCGACGCCAGCGCCGTGATCGCGCCGGACGCCACGGTCGACCCCACCGCCCACGTCGGTCCGCACGTGACCATCGAGGCGGGCGCCGTGATCGGCGCCCACGCGGTCATCGACGCCGGCTGCTTCATCGGCGCCGAGGCGCGGATCGGCGAGGGCACCCACCTGTTCGCGAACGCCACCTTCCACGCGCGCTGCGTGATCGGTGCGCGCGGCGTGATCCATTCCGGCGCCGTGATCGGCGGCGACGGCTTCGGCTTCGCGGTCGAAGGCGGCAAGTACATCAAGATCCCGCAGACCGGGCGCGTGGTGATCGGCGACGACGTCGACATCGGCGCCAACACCTGCATCGACCGCGGCGCGCTGGCCGACACCGTCATCGAGGACGGCGTCAAGCTGGACAACCAGATCCAGATCGGCCACAACTGCCACATCGGCGCCAATACCGCCATGGCCGGCTGCGTCGGCGTGGCCGGCAGCGCCAGGATCGGCAAGGGCTGCACCTTCGGCGGCGCCGCCATGGTGCTGGGCCACCTGGAAATCGCCGACAACGTCCATATCTCCTCGGGCAGCATGGTCTCGCGCTCGGTGCTCGAACCGGGCCAGTACACCGGCTTCTACCCGCTGGCCAAGAACGCCGAGTGGGAGCGCAGCGCCGCCATCGTGCGCAACCTGGCCTCGATGCGCGAGAAGATCCGCACGCTTGAAAAAACCATTAAAACACTGACAGAACAAAAATGA
- the fabZ gene encoding 3-hydroxyacyl-ACP dehydratase FabZ: MTTEVQTMNEVKTLDINAIKEYLPHRYPLLLVDRVLDVELGKRITAIKNVTVNEEFFNGHFPHKPVMPGVLMIEAMAQTAAILSFMTMNVKPDENSVVYFVGIDNARFKRPVEPGDQLKMEVEILRVSRGIWKYKAVASVDGKVAVEGELMCTIRANEAAGQ; the protein is encoded by the coding sequence ATGACCACCGAAGTCCAGACCATGAACGAAGTCAAGACCCTCGACATCAACGCGATCAAGGAATACCTGCCGCACCGCTATCCGCTGCTGCTGGTCGACCGCGTGCTGGACGTCGAACTGGGCAAGCGCATCACCGCCATCAAGAACGTCACCGTCAACGAAGAGTTCTTCAACGGCCACTTCCCGCACAAGCCGGTGATGCCGGGCGTCCTGATGATCGAAGCGATGGCGCAGACCGCCGCGATCCTGTCCTTCATGACCATGAACGTCAAGCCGGACGAGAATTCGGTGGTGTATTTCGTCGGCATCGACAACGCGCGCTTCAAGCGTCCGGTCGAGCCGGGCGACCAGCTCAAGATGGAAGTCGAAATCCTGCGCGTGTCGCGCGGCATCTGGAAGTACAAGGCCGTCGCCAGCGTCGACGGCAAGGTCGCGGTCGAGGGTGAACTGATGTGCACCATCCGCGCCAACGAAGCAGCGGGGCAGTAA
- the rseP gene encoding RIP metalloprotease RseP: MSLIYTILAFALALGPLIVLHELGHYLVARACGVKVLRFSIGMGRVVWSRRFGADQTEWAISALPLGGYVKMLDARDPETAPKDESELHREFTRQSVWRRIAIVAAGPLANFLVAIGLMAVLFMHGVEEPSARLRAAPQGTAAQLAGVRGGDTVVAVNGNPVQSWAELRWQIIHATVDKTEARLELRAQGGGSYHATIPAERIAKLDVEGDVTEALGLDLWRARARIDKVLPGGAGERAGLQAGDLVLRADGKLVEDGMAFTETMRAAAGRTVPLEVERAGRVVALAVTPEKDAASGRGVAKVMLSQPVEMVTVHSGPFEAIAKGAERTWETSVMTIKMIGRMITGEASWKNVTGPITIADYAGQTARIGLATYLQFIAFISISLGVMNLLPIPVLDGGHLLYYSLEVLTGRPLPARVGEYAQRFGVGLLFMLMALAVFNDLVRLL; this comes from the coding sequence ATGAGCCTGATCTATACCATCCTGGCGTTTGCCCTGGCCCTCGGGCCGCTGATCGTCCTGCATGAGCTCGGGCACTACCTGGTGGCCCGCGCCTGCGGCGTGAAGGTGCTGCGCTTTTCGATCGGCATGGGCCGCGTGGTGTGGTCGCGCCGCTTCGGCGCCGACCAGACTGAATGGGCCATCTCGGCCCTGCCGCTGGGCGGCTACGTCAAGATGCTCGATGCGCGCGACCCGGAAACGGCGCCCAAGGACGAATCGGAACTGCACCGCGAGTTCACCCGCCAGAGCGTGTGGCGCCGCATCGCCATCGTGGCGGCCGGCCCGCTCGCCAACTTCCTGGTCGCCATCGGCCTGATGGCGGTACTGTTCATGCACGGCGTCGAGGAGCCATCGGCACGCCTGCGCGCCGCGCCCCAGGGCACGGCGGCGCAGCTGGCCGGCGTGCGCGGGGGCGACACCGTGGTGGCGGTGAACGGCAACCCGGTCCAGTCCTGGGCCGAACTGCGCTGGCAGATCATCCACGCCACCGTGGATAAAACGGAAGCACGGCTCGAACTGCGCGCCCAGGGCGGCGGCAGCTACCACGCCACCATTCCCGCGGAACGGATCGCCAAGCTCGATGTCGAAGGCGACGTGACCGAGGCCCTGGGCCTGGACCTGTGGCGCGCCCGCGCCCGCATCGACAAGGTGCTGCCGGGCGGGGCGGGCGAGCGCGCCGGCCTGCAGGCCGGCGACCTGGTGCTGCGCGCCGACGGCAAGCTGGTAGAGGACGGCATGGCCTTCACCGAGACCATGCGCGCGGCCGCCGGGCGCACCGTGCCGCTCGAAGTCGAGCGGGCAGGGCGCGTGGTGGCGCTGGCGGTCACGCCGGAGAAGGACGCGGCGAGCGGGCGCGGCGTCGCCAAGGTGATGCTGTCGCAGCCGGTCGAGATGGTGACCGTGCATTCGGGTCCCTTCGAGGCAATTGCCAAGGGCGCCGAGCGGACCTGGGAAACCAGCGTCATGACGATCAAGATGATCGGCAGGATGATCACCGGCGAAGCCTCCTGGAAGAACGTCACCGGTCCGATCACCATCGCCGACTACGCCGGACAGACCGCGCGCATCGGCCTGGCCACCTATTTGCAGTTCATCGCATTTATTAGTATTAGCTTAGGCGTAATGAATTTGTTACCAATTCCGGTTCTGGATGGTGGCCATTTACTGTATTATTCGCTGGAAGTTTTGACCGGGCGTCCCCTCCCTGCGCGCGTTGGAGAGTATGCGCAGCGCTTCGGGGTCGGCCTGCTGTTCATGCTGATGGCGCTCGCCGTCTTCAATGACCTGGTGCGGTTGCTTTAG
- a CDS encoding OmpH family outer membrane protein: protein MLQTLLLAALCAAPLAQAQSTGRIGFVATERLMSESKMAKTADARIQAEFSKRQKVVEETVTKLKQMSEKFDGEAAGLNDVERTRRARELLNMEKDVQRMQREFQEDLMQRKNEERAAIATRAYKIIEQVAEQERLDAVLAEAAWSSPRIDITDKILKLLDK from the coding sequence TTGCTCCAGACACTGCTGCTGGCCGCGCTGTGCGCCGCGCCGCTGGCCCAGGCCCAGAGCACCGGCCGCATCGGGTTCGTCGCGACCGAGCGCCTGATGAGCGAATCGAAGATGGCGAAGACGGCCGATGCCCGCATCCAGGCCGAGTTCTCGAAACGCCAGAAGGTGGTCGAGGAGACCGTCACCAAGCTCAAGCAGATGTCTGAGAAATTCGACGGCGAGGCGGCCGGCCTGAACGACGTGGAACGCACGCGCCGCGCGCGCGAGCTGCTGAACATGGAAAAGGACGTGCAGCGCATGCAGCGCGAGTTCCAGGAAGACCTCATGCAGCGCAAGAACGAAGAGCGCGCCGCCATCGCGACGCGTGCCTACAAGATCATCGAGCAGGTCGCCGAGCAGGAGCGCCTGGACGCCGTGCTGGCCGAAGCCGCCTGGTCGAGCCCGCGCATCGATATCACCGACAAGATCCTGAAGCTGCTGGACAAGTAA